In the Nothobranchius furzeri strain GRZ-AD chromosome 15, NfurGRZ-RIMD1, whole genome shotgun sequence genome, one interval contains:
- the tmco4 gene encoding transmembrane and coiled-coil domain-containing protein 4 isoform X3 produces MEEKRNGTETDFLPDPGGAGAESDAPEKMISRRLAEQSRFAFAAICGVSLGQLSGGSENKSFREKFLQGLVCWLDLDESVMPVMGAFLSGLGFEGTDTFLSILQADPLLASGATPIMQDLVSFSVKDGQYDSRARVLIRHVSCLLRVSLQQLEEFEETLGERLREAGEESEEESSRRLRRERGRKLRRYLLIGLATVGGGTVIGVTGGLAAPLVAAGAGAVLGAGGAAALGSAAGIAIMASLFGAAGAGLTGYKMNKCVGAIEEFKFLPLNSGKHLHLTIAVTGWLCSGKYSSFQAPWCSLGECGEQYCLVWESRFLRDLGSAMTSLLDGLVSMVAQEALKYTVLSGIVTALTWPASLLAAASVIDNPWCVCLNRSAEVGKHLAQVLRSRQQGKRPVSLIGFSLGARVIYYCLQELASIKGSEGVVEDVVLLGAPVDGSAKSWEKMAKVVAGKIVNGYCRGDWLLGYLYRSSSAQLSVAGLHPINIQDRRIINVDLSSVDISH; encoded by the exons atggaggaAAAACGGAACGGTACCGAAACCGATTTCTTACCAG ACCCTGGAGGAGCCGGAGCAGAATCAGATGCCCCAGAGAAAATGATCAGCAGACGGTTAGCCGAACAGAGCCGATTTGCCTTTGCTGCAATCTGTGGCGTCTCCTTGGGCCAGTTGTCTGGTGGCTCTGAAAACAA GAGTTTCAGGGAGAAGTTCTTGCAGGGCTTGGTCTGCTGGCTGGACCTGGACGAGTCTGTGATGCCCGTTATGGGGGCTTTTTTGTCAGGTCTGGGCTTCGAGGGCACAGACACGTTTCTCTCCATCCTTCAGGCTGATCCCCTGCTGGCTTCAGGAGCTACTCCTATCATGCAG gatctggtgtccttTTCTGTCAAGGATG GTCAATATGACTCCAGAGCGAGGGTTCTCATCCGCCACGTTAGCTGTTTGCTCCGAGTCTCTCTGCAGCAGCTGGAGGAGTTTGAGGAGACGTTGGGAGAACGGCTGAGGGAAGCAGGAGAGGAGAGCGA AGAAGAGTCCTCCAGGCGCCTGAGGAGAGAAAGAGGGAGGAAATTACGGCGTTACCTCCTCATCGGGTTGGCAACAGTGGGCGGAGGAACTGTGATTG GTGTGACAGGTGGCCTGGCTGCACCTTTGGTGGCAGCAGGAGCCGGCGCTGTGCTGGGGGCTGGAGGTGCCGCTGCTCTGGGATCAGCTGCTGGCATCGCAATAATGGCCTCTCTGTTTGGAGCAGCAGGAGCCGGACTGACTG GCTACAAGATGAACAAGTGTGTTGGGGCAATAGAAGAATTTAAATTCCTCCCGCTGAACTCTGGAAAGCATCTTCACCTGACTATTGCAGTGACAGGCTGGCTCTGTAGTGGTAAATACA GTTCGTTCCAGGCGCCGTGGTGCAGTTTGGGTGAGTGTGGAGAGCAGTACTGCCTGGTGTGGGAGTCGCGCTTCCTCAGGGATCTGGGCTCGGCCATGACGTCTCTGCTGGACGGGCTGGTCAGCATGGTGGCCCAGGAGGCCCTGAAGTACACGGTGCTCTCAG GCATCGTGACGGCTCTGACGTGGCCCGCGTCTCTGTTGGCTGCAGCCAGTGTCATCGACAACCCCTGGTGTGTTTGTCTGAACCGCTCAGCGGAGGTGGGGAAACATCTGGCACAGGTTTTGAGAAGCAGGCAGCAG gGGAAGCGGCCCGTCAGCCTCATAGGCTTCAGCCTCGGCGCTCGAGTTATCTACTACTGTCTACAGGAGCTCGCTAGTATTAAAG GTAGTGAAGGAGTAGTGGAGGACGTGGTCCTTCTGGGGGCTCCGGTCGACGGCTCTGCGAAATCCTGGGAGAAAATGGCAAAAGTGGTGGCTGGAAAGATAGTGAACGGATACTGCAG AGGTGACTGGCTCCTGGGGTATTTGTACCGCAGCTCTTCTGCACAGCTGTCTGTCGCGGGGCTGCATCCGATTAACATCCAGGACCGGCGCATAATCAACGTGGATCTTTCGTCTGTG GACATTTCCCACTGA
- the tmco4 gene encoding transmembrane and coiled-coil domain-containing protein 4 isoform X1, translating into MEEKRNGTETDFLPDPGGAGAESDAPEKMISRRLAEQSRFAFAAICGVSLGQLSGGSENKSFREKFLQGLVCWLDLDESVMPVMGAFLSGLGFEGTDTFLSILQADPLLASGATPIMQDLVSFSVKDGQYDSRARVLIRHVSCLLRVSLQQLEEFEETLGERLREAGEESEEESSRRLRRERGRKLRRYLLIGLATVGGGTVIGVTGGLAAPLVAAGAGAVLGAGGAAALGSAAGIAIMASLFGAAGAGLTGYKMNKCVGAIEEFKFLPLNSGKHLHLTIAVTGWLCSGKYSSFQAPWCSLGECGEQYCLVWESRFLRDLGSAMTSLLDGLVSMVAQEALKYTVLSGIVTALTWPASLLAAASVIDNPWCVCLNRSAEVGKHLAQVLRSRQQGKRPVSLIGFSLGARVIYYCLQELASIKGSEGVVEDVVLLGAPVDGSAKSWEKMAKVVAGKIVNGYCRGDWLLGYLYRSSSAQLSVAGLHPINIQDRRIINVDLSSVVKGHLDYMRQMDTILVAVGVPTKEVPGASFVLPLPVKMSAGTMDNPSETKEQCVGATQNPAEMVGTCTQEEVLEKDDPGNGWDIPDISDLLDSLDETESECQVQHKVSLPSEEDTTKDNVSSDFSARCGGVEEADLDDEHVSWSWDDSHWIEEQSDEKKQPNFQQRKQ; encoded by the exons atggaggaAAAACGGAACGGTACCGAAACCGATTTCTTACCAG ACCCTGGAGGAGCCGGAGCAGAATCAGATGCCCCAGAGAAAATGATCAGCAGACGGTTAGCCGAACAGAGCCGATTTGCCTTTGCTGCAATCTGTGGCGTCTCCTTGGGCCAGTTGTCTGGTGGCTCTGAAAACAA GAGTTTCAGGGAGAAGTTCTTGCAGGGCTTGGTCTGCTGGCTGGACCTGGACGAGTCTGTGATGCCCGTTATGGGGGCTTTTTTGTCAGGTCTGGGCTTCGAGGGCACAGACACGTTTCTCTCCATCCTTCAGGCTGATCCCCTGCTGGCTTCAGGAGCTACTCCTATCATGCAG gatctggtgtccttTTCTGTCAAGGATG GTCAATATGACTCCAGAGCGAGGGTTCTCATCCGCCACGTTAGCTGTTTGCTCCGAGTCTCTCTGCAGCAGCTGGAGGAGTTTGAGGAGACGTTGGGAGAACGGCTGAGGGAAGCAGGAGAGGAGAGCGA AGAAGAGTCCTCCAGGCGCCTGAGGAGAGAAAGAGGGAGGAAATTACGGCGTTACCTCCTCATCGGGTTGGCAACAGTGGGCGGAGGAACTGTGATTG GTGTGACAGGTGGCCTGGCTGCACCTTTGGTGGCAGCAGGAGCCGGCGCTGTGCTGGGGGCTGGAGGTGCCGCTGCTCTGGGATCAGCTGCTGGCATCGCAATAATGGCCTCTCTGTTTGGAGCAGCAGGAGCCGGACTGACTG GCTACAAGATGAACAAGTGTGTTGGGGCAATAGAAGAATTTAAATTCCTCCCGCTGAACTCTGGAAAGCATCTTCACCTGACTATTGCAGTGACAGGCTGGCTCTGTAGTGGTAAATACA GTTCGTTCCAGGCGCCGTGGTGCAGTTTGGGTGAGTGTGGAGAGCAGTACTGCCTGGTGTGGGAGTCGCGCTTCCTCAGGGATCTGGGCTCGGCCATGACGTCTCTGCTGGACGGGCTGGTCAGCATGGTGGCCCAGGAGGCCCTGAAGTACACGGTGCTCTCAG GCATCGTGACGGCTCTGACGTGGCCCGCGTCTCTGTTGGCTGCAGCCAGTGTCATCGACAACCCCTGGTGTGTTTGTCTGAACCGCTCAGCGGAGGTGGGGAAACATCTGGCACAGGTTTTGAGAAGCAGGCAGCAG gGGAAGCGGCCCGTCAGCCTCATAGGCTTCAGCCTCGGCGCTCGAGTTATCTACTACTGTCTACAGGAGCTCGCTAGTATTAAAG GTAGTGAAGGAGTAGTGGAGGACGTGGTCCTTCTGGGGGCTCCGGTCGACGGCTCTGCGAAATCCTGGGAGAAAATGGCAAAAGTGGTGGCTGGAAAGATAGTGAACGGATACTGCAG AGGTGACTGGCTCCTGGGGTATTTGTACCGCAGCTCTTCTGCACAGCTGTCTGTCGCGGGGCTGCATCCGATTAACATCCAGGACCGGCGCATAATCAACGTGGATCTTTCGTCTGTG GTTAAAGGTCACTTGGACTACATGCGTCAGATGGACACCATCCTGGTGGCGGTAGGAGTTCCCACCAAAGAAGTCCCGGGAGCTTCCTTCGTTCTTCCTCTGCCTGTAAAAATGTCCGCGGGGACGATGGACAATCCCAGCGAAACCAAGGAGCAGTGTGTGGGCGCGACGCAAAACCCCGCTGAGATGGTTGGAACTTGTACGCAGGAAGAAGTTCTGGAGAAGGACGACCCGGGTAACGGGTGGGACATCCCTGATATATCAGACCTGTTAGACTCTTTAGATGAGACGGAATCAGAATGTCAAGTTCAACACAAAGTGTCTCTTCCTTCTGAGGAGGACACCACTAAGGACAACGTGTCCTCTGACTTTAGCGCCAGGTGTGGCGGCGTAGAGGAGGCTGACCTGGACGATGAGCACGTTTCGTGGAGCTGGGATGACTCGCACTGGATCGAAGAGCAGTCGGATGAAAAAAAGCAGCCCAACTTTCAGCAAAGAAAACAATAA
- the tmco4 gene encoding transmembrane and coiled-coil domain-containing protein 4 isoform X2: MISRRLAEQSRFAFAAICGVSLGQLSGGSENKSFREKFLQGLVCWLDLDESVMPVMGAFLSGLGFEGTDTFLSILQADPLLASGATPIMQDLVSFSVKDGQYDSRARVLIRHVSCLLRVSLQQLEEFEETLGERLREAGEESEEESSRRLRRERGRKLRRYLLIGLATVGGGTVIGVTGGLAAPLVAAGAGAVLGAGGAAALGSAAGIAIMASLFGAAGAGLTGYKMNKCVGAIEEFKFLPLNSGKHLHLTIAVTGWLCSGKYSSFQAPWCSLGECGEQYCLVWESRFLRDLGSAMTSLLDGLVSMVAQEALKYTVLSGIVTALTWPASLLAAASVIDNPWCVCLNRSAEVGKHLAQVLRSRQQGKRPVSLIGFSLGARVIYYCLQELASIKGSEGVVEDVVLLGAPVDGSAKSWEKMAKVVAGKIVNGYCRGDWLLGYLYRSSSAQLSVAGLHPINIQDRRIINVDLSSVVKGHLDYMRQMDTILVAVGVPTKEVPGASFVLPLPVKMSAGTMDNPSETKEQCVGATQNPAEMVGTCTQEEVLEKDDPGNGWDIPDISDLLDSLDETESECQVQHKVSLPSEEDTTKDNVSSDFSARCGGVEEADLDDEHVSWSWDDSHWIEEQSDEKKQPNFQQRKQ, translated from the exons ATGATCAGCAGACGGTTAGCCGAACAGAGCCGATTTGCCTTTGCTGCAATCTGTGGCGTCTCCTTGGGCCAGTTGTCTGGTGGCTCTGAAAACAA GAGTTTCAGGGAGAAGTTCTTGCAGGGCTTGGTCTGCTGGCTGGACCTGGACGAGTCTGTGATGCCCGTTATGGGGGCTTTTTTGTCAGGTCTGGGCTTCGAGGGCACAGACACGTTTCTCTCCATCCTTCAGGCTGATCCCCTGCTGGCTTCAGGAGCTACTCCTATCATGCAG gatctggtgtccttTTCTGTCAAGGATG GTCAATATGACTCCAGAGCGAGGGTTCTCATCCGCCACGTTAGCTGTTTGCTCCGAGTCTCTCTGCAGCAGCTGGAGGAGTTTGAGGAGACGTTGGGAGAACGGCTGAGGGAAGCAGGAGAGGAGAGCGA AGAAGAGTCCTCCAGGCGCCTGAGGAGAGAAAGAGGGAGGAAATTACGGCGTTACCTCCTCATCGGGTTGGCAACAGTGGGCGGAGGAACTGTGATTG GTGTGACAGGTGGCCTGGCTGCACCTTTGGTGGCAGCAGGAGCCGGCGCTGTGCTGGGGGCTGGAGGTGCCGCTGCTCTGGGATCAGCTGCTGGCATCGCAATAATGGCCTCTCTGTTTGGAGCAGCAGGAGCCGGACTGACTG GCTACAAGATGAACAAGTGTGTTGGGGCAATAGAAGAATTTAAATTCCTCCCGCTGAACTCTGGAAAGCATCTTCACCTGACTATTGCAGTGACAGGCTGGCTCTGTAGTGGTAAATACA GTTCGTTCCAGGCGCCGTGGTGCAGTTTGGGTGAGTGTGGAGAGCAGTACTGCCTGGTGTGGGAGTCGCGCTTCCTCAGGGATCTGGGCTCGGCCATGACGTCTCTGCTGGACGGGCTGGTCAGCATGGTGGCCCAGGAGGCCCTGAAGTACACGGTGCTCTCAG GCATCGTGACGGCTCTGACGTGGCCCGCGTCTCTGTTGGCTGCAGCCAGTGTCATCGACAACCCCTGGTGTGTTTGTCTGAACCGCTCAGCGGAGGTGGGGAAACATCTGGCACAGGTTTTGAGAAGCAGGCAGCAG gGGAAGCGGCCCGTCAGCCTCATAGGCTTCAGCCTCGGCGCTCGAGTTATCTACTACTGTCTACAGGAGCTCGCTAGTATTAAAG GTAGTGAAGGAGTAGTGGAGGACGTGGTCCTTCTGGGGGCTCCGGTCGACGGCTCTGCGAAATCCTGGGAGAAAATGGCAAAAGTGGTGGCTGGAAAGATAGTGAACGGATACTGCAG AGGTGACTGGCTCCTGGGGTATTTGTACCGCAGCTCTTCTGCACAGCTGTCTGTCGCGGGGCTGCATCCGATTAACATCCAGGACCGGCGCATAATCAACGTGGATCTTTCGTCTGTG GTTAAAGGTCACTTGGACTACATGCGTCAGATGGACACCATCCTGGTGGCGGTAGGAGTTCCCACCAAAGAAGTCCCGGGAGCTTCCTTCGTTCTTCCTCTGCCTGTAAAAATGTCCGCGGGGACGATGGACAATCCCAGCGAAACCAAGGAGCAGTGTGTGGGCGCGACGCAAAACCCCGCTGAGATGGTTGGAACTTGTACGCAGGAAGAAGTTCTGGAGAAGGACGACCCGGGTAACGGGTGGGACATCCCTGATATATCAGACCTGTTAGACTCTTTAGATGAGACGGAATCAGAATGTCAAGTTCAACACAAAGTGTCTCTTCCTTCTGAGGAGGACACCACTAAGGACAACGTGTCCTCTGACTTTAGCGCCAGGTGTGGCGGCGTAGAGGAGGCTGACCTGGACGATGAGCACGTTTCGTGGAGCTGGGATGACTCGCACTGGATCGAAGAGCAGTCGGATGAAAAAAAGCAGCCCAACTTTCAGCAAAGAAAACAATAA